TACCCCTTTATTATCAATATAAATTTTTAAAATACCATTCTCCACCTTGGTAATAATGTATTCTAATTTATCAGAATCAGCAATCACTTTTACACTGGTTGGTTTTTCTTGTTTAAAGATTACGTTTACACCTGTACTTACCCTGATGCCTGAAAAATCACCTACGTTTCTGGCTTCCCCGTTAAGGTAAGATGAATTATTATCTGAGGTAAAATTATTTCTTGTGCTGGAAATTGGTTTCTTTTTGGTTTCACTAGAATTAATAATCTTGCTTACATCATCCATGGAAAGTTTTCCATCAAGCATTACAAAAATACTTTCACCGCCTCCTCCGTCAATGCTTAATAACAGATCATCCAGAATACCGTTTTTAGCTTCTGCGGATAAAAACTTCACTTTAGCTCCGGCATTATTCACCGACATGATTTCGCTATAGTTCAGATTCTTTAAGTAAGAGGAAATATCTTTACTAAGCTGAGACATATTCGTTTGAATCTTTCGCCCCTCAGCAGTGTTTCCTTTTTCCTGATTTTCCGTGATCAGAATCTTAAGTCCGTTAATCTTTGACAATAATGGCTTAATCTGATCTAGCTGTGAATCATCAATATTGAGACTGCTAAGCATTCCGAACATTGGTTTGGCAATCTTGATAGATGTTACTCCTTCTACCTCCTGATATTTGTCAAAAAGCTGGTCAAATTTATCTTTTTGTCCATATACATTAAAGAAATGGGAAAAAGCAAGAGCGAATATTATGAATAGTTTTTTCATGAGTCAATTTTATTTTTTTTAAGTTAATGATGGCAACTGTTGTTCTGATTAATAATCATCATCTACCACCGTAGGCTGTGCCAATTTTTCACTAACGTTATTTGCAAATATCTGGAATGAGTATTTTGTTACATTAATTGCTTCTTCTACATTATCAATTCTTTTTCCGTTTACAATAACGTAAGAATTTTCATAGCCCGTAGAATCTTTAGATGTTTTATTTTTAAAAGGAGAATTATCAGCATATCTTGGCTTTTTTTCTCTTTTAAGTCTACCTCTTTTTGGCAATATTTCATCCATAACATCTTTTTCAGCGACATTATTTTCATGAAAGATAGAGTCTTTCTTGGTTCCTGAGATAGAATCAGTATGATTTACTGCCACCTGTTCATTATGGTTATTATTTTCTTCAATAAAACCAGACTTCTGTTTCAACACTTCATTTTTAACCATACTTTCCTGATCCTGGCCCACTGTTCCGGAATTATTCTTAAGGAAAAATCCGATACCAAAGACCAGCATTACACTGGCCGCCATCCAAAACCATTTGGGAAAGGAGGGCTTTTTCGTTTCTTCCAATGGAATAATGGGAGTTTTATTTTCTTCGGGCTCTGCACCTTCTGCTTTCTGAAGAAAATCTTCAAAGCTCCAGTCCATTTTTTCTTCCTTTATATCCCGGAAGACTTCGTTGTATTTATCTTGTAATTGATCTTTTTTCATAGCTCATCAGTTGTGAGATTTGTTCTTTTACTTTTTGTCTCGCTCGCATAAGGTTTACCCTTACTGCATTTTCCTCCATTTCCAGCATTTCAGAAATTTCGGAAACATCATACTCTTCTACATCTTTCAAGTGGATGACCATCTTCTGTTTTTCGGGGAGCTGATTGATAAATCCTATAATATAATCCTTAAGGTTATCAACGTCCATACTGTAGAGCTCTGACCGATGAAGCTGCATATCCGCAAAGCCTATCTTCACATCGTGATGTTTCAGCCGGTTTAGGCATTCATTCCGAACAGACTTCAGCGCATAGGATTTAAAGTTTCCAAATTGCTCAAGCTCATCCCTTTTCTGCCAAAACTTCATCATAAGATCCTGTACTACATCTTCTGCCTCATCACTACTCATAACGAATCGCTTCGCAAAACGATACATCTCGTCTTTGAGAATAAACACCGTATTCTTGAAAGTTTCTTGGGTCATGAGTTTTGTTTCTTATAGGTAAGACAACTGCTGTTTCAAATCTATTACATCAAAAATAAAAAAACTTCAAAAAAAATTGAAGTTTTTATTATAATTCGATTAATACGTATCAAAAATATGTTTTAGAATAGCCTTATCTTCCTCTGCTAGAGGGACTTTTCTTCTTGCCATAGCTCTTTCTGCTACTTCATAAACTTTATCTAATCTGAACCTTTCATCATCCTTTAATCCTCCCCATGAGAAGTTCTCCACAAGATTAGGTGGAAAACCTGGCTTGAAAATATTGGAAGCAACCCCGATTACTGTTCCTGTATTCAATTGGGTATTGATTGCTGTCTTGGAGTGGTCTCCCACAATCAGACCCGCAAACTGTAGTCCTGTATCTTCAAAGGCCTTGGTTCTATAGTTCCATAGCTTAACGTGGCTATAATTATTTTTAAGGTTGGAAGAATTGGTATCTGCTCCAAAGTTACACCACTCACCAATTACGGAGTTTCCTATAAACCCTTCGTGCCCCTTGCTTGTATATCCGAAGATGATAATATTATTTACCTCTCCTCCTACTTTACAGTGCGGGCCAATGGTTGTTGCTCCATAAATTTTTGACCCAAGGTTAAATTTAGAATCATCACCCAATGTAATAGGCCCACGGAGATTGCACCCTTCCATAACCTCAGCATTTTTGCCAATATAGATTTTTCCGGTCTTGGTATTTAATGTTGAGAATTCAATTTGAGCACCCTCTTCAATAAACAAATCTTTTTTGTCTCCTAAAAAACCATTTGTTGAAGATAGTTCCTGCGAAGTTCTTCCTTTGGTAATCAGGTCAAAATCAAAATCAATTGCGTGATGGTTATAAGTAAATAAGTCGGTTGGCTTTTTAAAGAAAATAAGTTCCTCCTTAATATCAGTCATTTTTTCAATCTGATGTAAGGAAAATCCTTTCATATTAATTTTCGCGGCCACCAATTCATCTTCGTAAACTAAAGCTTCTCCTTGTTTAAGATCTTTAATCTGTTGAATTACTGTTTCTGTAGGCAGGAAGTTCGGAACCAGAAAAAGACTTTCTTTTTCTTCGGGAGCTTTAAATTTATCCTGCAGATACATTTCTGTAAAATAAGAAACTTCTGTATTCTCCAGAATTCTCTGCCACCTTTCTGAAAATGTAAGAATACCACATCGCATTGCTGCAACGGGTCTGGTAAATGTAAGTGGAAGAAAATCTTCCCAATATTGTGCGTCTGAAAATACTAATTGCATCATTCAGTTTTAAGTTTAAGGTTTAAAGTTCAAGATGAACAAATTTACAATAAAAAAAGTCTCCCAAAACTGGAAGACTTTTATATTTTTAATTTCAAAAAATTACTTAGCGAATTTTTTGTATTTGTTCATGAACTTATCAACTCTACCTGCAGTGTCAACTAATTTCACTTTACCAGTATAGAAAGGGTGAGAAGTTGAAGAGATCTCCATTTTGATTAGAGGATACTCTTGTCCTTCGAACTCGATCGTGTCTTTTGTTTCTGCAGTAGACTTGCAAAGAAACACCTCGTCGTTACTCATATCTTTGAAAACAACAAGTCTATAATTTTCTGGGTGGATTCCGTTTTTCATAATACTTTTTTTTAAAAAAATTAAGTTTGCTTTCGAAATAGTAATGGATATTTCTCTGCTAAATTTTAGGTTGCAAAAATACAACATTTTTTCTAATTTCCAAATACTGAATCCAATATTTTTTTAATGATAAGAAATTCAAAGTATTTTCGTTAAATTTGGAACTTACTTAAACTTTAATTTCGATGAAATTCAAATTATTACTGGCTTTTTCTTTTTGGATGCTACTTGTTGCAGTATCATGTAATAAGGATGATATTACCTTTGATGCTCCCTCGCAGGAGTTAAGATTTTCAAGAGACACGGTATTCTGTGACACGGTATATCATCAGGTGCGTTCAGAAACCTATGTAGTAAAGGTATATAATAATGAAGACAAGGATGTTCTTATCCCAAGAGTAAATCTTGAAAAAGGAGCTGCATCATTATATAGAATTAATGTAGATGGGAAGCCGGGATATGATTTTAAGGATGTTCCTTTGAGAAAAAAAGACAGTCTATATATATATGTTGAAATAGCACCACAGGCAACCGGACCTGAAGCCATTGCTGAGGACAGAGTTCTTTTCTCCGGACCTACCGGACAACAGCATGTTACGCTATTCTCAGTAGTTCAGGATGCAGAATTTTTTATACAGACTCCTACCAACCCCAATATCATTTCCACCTCTACAACATGGACCAATAATAAAGCGAAGATTATCTACGGGGATCTTAGCCTTGCTCCTAATGTAACTTTAGATATAGATCCGGGTACTAAGGTATATTTCCATAAAAACAGTGGAATGAAAGTTTCTTCCAACGCAGTTTTAAATATTAACGGAACAAAGGATAACCAAGTAATTCTTCGTGGGGATAGAAATGATCCTTATTATGATACTATTTCTAAAAACTGGAATTCCATTAGAATGGAAGCCAATTCTATCCTTAATATGAATCATGCAAGACTTTTCGGAGGAACAAGGGGTCTGGAAATGAAGCAAACCAACGCTTCCATCACCAATTCATTCATCCATACTTTCTTTGAATATGGAATCTATGCGGTAAATTCTAAGGTAACGGCCAGCAATCTTGTCATGAACAATTGCGGATTATCATGTATCGGAATTTTCAAAGGTGGAAATCATAATTATACCCATGCAACAATTGCCAACTATTCTAAATCAATGGGAACATTCGACAGAAATGGAATCTTTGCTACGAATGAGTGGAAAAATGATGCAGGCCAAACAGAGCAGGGCGCTTTACAGCAACTTAATATAAGAAACAGTATTGTTTATTCTGACAGAGATAATTCTGTTCAGTTTGAACCTACACCCGGACAACAGTTTGAATACCTTATTCAGAATTGTTTAATAAAATATTCAGGTCCATCTGAAGCTGGTTTCACTTTTGATAATAATGTAAATATCGTGCAAACGATCAGAAATACAGACCCTCAGTTTGTGAACTATTTTATGGCAAAAATGAACTTAAGGGTAAAAACAACTTCTCCGGCTATCGGAAAGGGAAATGTTTCTGTAGCAGGAACTGTACCTTTTGATATTGTAAATGTATCCAGAACCACTAATCCTACTCTTGGAGCTTATCAATAATGGAAATTACCCAATTACAACAACAGGTTGATGAATGGATCAAAACCATCGGTGTAAGATACTTTAATGAGTTGACCAATATGGCCATGCTGACTGAAGAAGTAGGCGAAGTAGCCAGAATCATTGCAAGAAGATATGGTGAACAGAGTGAAAAGGAAAGTGATAAAACCAAAGACCTGGGAGAGGAACTGGCAGATGTACTTTTTGTAACGCTATGTCTGGCCAATCAGACCGGAGTGAATCTACAGGAAGCATTTGACAAAAAAATGAAGATCAAAACTGACCGTGACAAGGAACGGCATCAGAATAATGAAAAATTAAAATAGAGAGTTCTCAGATAACAGTTCCCAGAGAGTTGGCTAACGTCTTTCATCTGATTCCTGTTATCTGAGGGCTTACTTCTTAAATCTGAAGAAATAATGAAGCTAGAAAAATCAAAATTAATAGGCAATAAGACAGTACAAATCAGCGGTTCGAAAAGTATTTCGAATCGTTTATTGATTTTGGAAAGTTTATTTAGTACTATTAAAATCGGGAACTTATCCAATTCTCAGGATACCCAATTACTGAAGAAAGCATTATCTGAAAACACAGATGTGGTGGACATTCACCATGCAGGAACGGCCATGCGTTTTCTTACTTCCTATTATTCTATTCAGGATGGGAAAACAACTGTCCTTACCGGTTCCGGGAGAATGAAAGAAAGACCTATTAAGAATTTAGTGAATGCCTTAGTAGATCTTGGTGTAGAGATTGAATATCTGGAAAACGAAGGTTTCCCACCTTTAAAAATTACGGGTAAAAAGATCACTCAGACTTCGGTAAATGTTCCGGCTAATATTTCAAGCCAGTTTATTACTTCTCTGTTACTTATTGCCGGAAAACTTGAAAAAGGTCTGGAAATTCATCTTGTAGGTGAAGTAACATCAAGGTCTTATATTGAGATGACTCTTGATATTCTGACAAGATTTGGAATTAAAAACAGCTTTGAAGGCAATACTATTAAGGTAGAACCTTTTCATCCTGACAATGCAACTGCAGTGGTAAGCTATGAGGTTGAAAGTGACTGGAGCTCGGCTTCCTACTTCTACTCGATCTGTGCTTTGGGAAGAGAAACCATTCATCTGAAAAGCTTTTACAAATCATCAACTCAGGGTGATTCTGCGATTGCAAAAATTTACGAGGATTTCTTCGGAATTAAAACAACGTTCTCCGAGGAGGAACACAAACTGACGTTAGAACCTCAACCTGATTTTTCTTTTCCTGAAAAAATCGTTCTGGATATGAATAACTGTCCGGACATTGCTCAAACTCTTTGCGTAACGGCAGCAGCATTAAAAATACCTTTTGAAATATCAGGCTTGGGAACATTAAGGGTAAAGGAAACCGACAGGCTTCAGGCTTTATACAATGAACTAAAAAAGCTGGGTACTGATACCAAAATTACGGATCTAACCATTGATTCTGTAAGCTTTGGGGAACCTGAGGAACATATTTCTATCAGGACCTATCAGGATCATAGAATGGCCATGAGCTTTGCTCCGTTCTGCCTGATTAAGGAACTCAACATTGAGGATGAGGATGTAGTTGAAAAATCTTATCCTATGTTCTGGGAAGACCTTGCCAGTGTGACGATACAATAATTTAACAATTTTAGAATGTGGTAATTTAAGAATGAACTGTTGAGTCTTTTTTAAATTACTACATTTATTAATAGCACCATTCCATGAAAAAGTATTTAATCCTATTTGCTTTAACCTTTCCACTATGCATTTGGGCACAGTATCTTCTTCCCAATGAAGAAATTATGTATTCCTTTGAAACAAAATCAGGAAAAAAAATGACGTTGGTAAAGGATAAAAATAATGAATACATTCAGTACCGTTTTGGAAGTAAAAATCATGTAGACATGGAATTTCCTACGGAAAGAACAAAAGAAAGCTGGAAAAAATTCAAGTACAATTCCTATCTCAGAGGGGGAGGAAAGCAAAATGCAGGAATGGAGCTTAATTATCTTACGTTTACTAATAATGGGTATCAATATCAGCTATTCAGAAGTTATTATGCAGAGGACGAATCCTATTCTACAGGAATCACTGTAACGGATAGTAAGGGTAAGGAAACGAATATTGCCGGAATTTACAAAACCATAAAAGGCTGTATGTGTCATATAGAGGAATCCGGATTGATAGAAAAAGAAGATACCGGGTTATAATTTCAATACCATCTCTATGAAAAGCCTGTTTTCCCTTATTACAATTCTATTCATCACCCTTTCTAATGCCCAAAATCTGAAAGACTTTTCGGTTCCAAAAGGATACACAAAAATTACAGAAGAGAAAGGTGATCTGGATAAAGATGGAAAGGATGAAACGGTCATTATATTGGAGACTAATCAAAAAGCTTCAGAAAACAAAGATGATCCAGAACATAAAGATTTTAAAAGGATTCTCTATATTCTGAAACAGGATCATGGAAAACTTAAGATATGGAAAGAAAACTCTATCCTCATATTTTCTAGTGGCACCGGCTTCTATCCTGAATACAATAGTCCCCCAAAAATTTCTATAAAAACCAATGTTCTTGCAATCACGCAGGAGTTTAATACCAATTCCAGACATACTCTAACGTATCAACATACTTTCAGATTTCAGAATGGTGATTTTTACCTGATCGGTTCATCTGAAAATTTTGCTGACACCTGTGAATTTGATTTTACCTATGAAATCAATTTCTCTACCGGAAAAGTTATTGTTGACAAGAAATTTTCTTCTTGTGATGACAACGAAAAAGTACCTAAAGATTTTTATAAAGAGTTTACCCATAAGTTTCAAGACCTTATAAAAATGGAAAATTTCAAAATCGGGGAACATCAATTTAAAATTCGCGGGTTGAAAGAAGATTTCACTTTTTAGAGCTACAATTTTCACGCTATAATAAACTTCTTCTATTTAGATTTTTTTATTTGATGTATTTCTCTTTCTATTCTCAACAACTTAATCTTCTCTTAAAGTTAAGTTAACTCCTCACTGCTTGATATATTCTTAATTTTAAATACAATTAAAAATATAAACTATGTTCAAGCACCACATGAAATATGTAAAAACTTTTACCCTTAGCATTGCTACTGCAACTGTCTTTTTTTCCTGCTCAGATGGGCTTATTGAAAGAGACTCCAATGAAGCAAACCTTACTTCTATTGAAAAAGCAAGCTATAAGGCATCTTCCTTAGTTCCTATTCAAATGAGCAGCTGGATGTCTGGTCTTCAGGATAATATTTCAATGTCAAAAATCTCAATCCCCGGAACGCATGATTCCGGAGCACGTGTAGATGCTCCTGTAGTAACAGGTACAGCAAAAACACAGGACCTTAGTATTGCTGAACAGCTTAATGCCGGCGTCC
This genomic interval from Chryseobacterium joostei contains the following:
- a CDS encoding DUF4252 domain-containing protein; translated protein: MKKLFIIFALAFSHFFNVYGQKDKFDQLFDKYQEVEGVTSIKIAKPMFGMLSSLNIDDSQLDQIKPLLSKINGLKILITENQEKGNTAEGRKIQTNMSQLSKDISSYLKNLNYSEIMSVNNAGAKVKFLSAEAKNGILDDLLLSIDGGGGESIFVMLDGKLSMDDVSKIINSSETKKKPISSTRNNFTSDNNSSYLNGEARNVGDFSGIRVSTGVNVIFKQEKPTSVKVIADSDKLEYIITKVENGILKIYIDNKGVRNLRFKNLSVNVSSPRMEDIEVSSGSNLTIVNSIQEKNMKIDASSGSNITGDFKVSNAATISVSSGSNIRAGITAGNIGIKSSSGSNISLSGKADSGTIDISSGALCKADDLKFTYLETEATSGGNLTVNVSDKLKVRASSGGSVRYKGRPEIDANISKTSGGLLKPMD
- a CDS encoding RNA polymerase sigma factor, with the protein product MTQETFKNTVFILKDEMYRFAKRFVMSSDEAEDVVQDLMMKFWQKRDELEQFGNFKSYALKSVRNECLNRLKHHDVKIGFADMQLHRSELYSMDVDNLKDYIIGFINQLPEKQKMVIHLKDVEEYDVSEISEMLEMEENAVRVNLMRARQKVKEQISQLMSYEKRSITR
- a CDS encoding putative sugar nucleotidyl transferase encodes the protein MQLVFSDAQYWEDFLPLTFTRPVAAMRCGILTFSERWQRILENTEVSYFTEMYLQDKFKAPEEKESLFLVPNFLPTETVIQQIKDLKQGEALVYEDELVAAKINMKGFSLHQIEKMTDIKEELIFFKKPTDLFTYNHHAIDFDFDLITKGRTSQELSSTNGFLGDKKDLFIEEGAQIEFSTLNTKTGKIYIGKNAEVMEGCNLRGPITLGDDSKFNLGSKIYGATTIGPHCKVGGEVNNIIIFGYTSKGHEGFIGNSVIGEWCNFGADTNSSNLKNNYSHVKLWNYRTKAFEDTGLQFAGLIVGDHSKTAINTQLNTGTVIGVASNIFKPGFPPNLVENFSWGGLKDDERFRLDKVYEVAERAMARRKVPLAEEDKAILKHIFDTY
- a CDS encoding type B 50S ribosomal protein L31, which gives rise to MKNGIHPENYRLVVFKDMSNDEVFLCKSTAETKDTIEFEGQEYPLIKMEISSTSHPFYTGKVKLVDTAGRVDKFMNKYKKFAK
- a CDS encoding nucleotide pyrophosphohydrolase, translated to MEITQLQQQVDEWIKTIGVRYFNELTNMAMLTEEVGEVARIIARRYGEQSEKESDKTKDLGEELADVLFVTLCLANQTGVNLQEAFDKKMKIKTDRDKERHQNNEKLK
- a CDS encoding 3-phosphoshikimate 1-carboxyvinyltransferase, giving the protein MKLEKSKLIGNKTVQISGSKSISNRLLILESLFSTIKIGNLSNSQDTQLLKKALSENTDVVDIHHAGTAMRFLTSYYSIQDGKTTVLTGSGRMKERPIKNLVNALVDLGVEIEYLENEGFPPLKITGKKITQTSVNVPANISSQFITSLLLIAGKLEKGLEIHLVGEVTSRSYIEMTLDILTRFGIKNSFEGNTIKVEPFHPDNATAVVSYEVESDWSSASYFYSICALGRETIHLKSFYKSSTQGDSAIAKIYEDFFGIKTTFSEEEHKLTLEPQPDFSFPEKIVLDMNNCPDIAQTLCVTAAALKIPFEISGLGTLRVKETDRLQALYNELKKLGTDTKITDLTIDSVSFGEPEEHISIRTYQDHRMAMSFAPFCLIKELNIEDEDVVEKSYPMFWEDLASVTIQ